One Platichthys flesus chromosome 14, fPlaFle2.1, whole genome shotgun sequence genomic region harbors:
- the LOC133968408 gene encoding armadillo repeat-containing protein 1-like isoform X2, protein MSWHFCNTTLTTRDETQFSYSIVALDAQSMVHHRRSTTPGETKLLASEIHELLQATCHADSEPDQDVVSSRRKAQFFLGSSNKRAKTVILLIDGLDDWSRRSLCEEVLLKITGVISFTFQMGVRRCIVRVRADLKAESLASAIASTQVMSAQQVVKGERGDEVLVSFVENGSAEVEQNLDLPDYLPEDESPSQEPDKAVTRVGSNQDGASWLGAATNFLSRSFYW, encoded by the exons ATGTCGTGGCATTTCTGCAATACCACTTTAACAACGAGAgacgagacacaattctcttacagtattgtcgCACTTGATGCTCAGAGCATGGTGCACCATCGAAG ATCGACCACTCCCGGAGAGACTAAGCTGCTGGCGTCTGAGATCCACGAGCTCCTGCAGGCGACCTGCCACGCGGACTCTGAACCGGACCAGGACGTTGTCAGCAGTCGCCGCAAAGCCCAGTTCTTCCTGGGCTCCAGCAACAAGAGAGCCAAGACGGTCATCCTCCTCATCGACGGGCTGGACGACTGG AGTCGGAGGAGTCTGTGTGAGGAGGTTCTGCTGAAGATCACAGGAGTGATCAGCTTCACCTTTCAGATGGGCGTGAGGAGGTGCATCGTCCGGGTCCGGGCGGACCTGAAGGCCGAG TCTCTGGCGTCTGCGATCGCCTCCACTCAGGTGATGAGTGCTCAGCAGGTGGTCAAAGGAGAACGTGGAGACGAG GTGTTGGTTTCATTTGTGGAGAACGGCTCAGCGGAGGTGGAGCAGAACCTGGACTTGCCCGACTACCTGCCAGAGGACGAGAGTCCCTCTCAGGAACCCGACAAGGCGGTGACCCGGGTGGGGTCCAACCAGGACGGGGCCAGCTGGCTCGGGGCAGCCACCAACTTCCTCTCCCGCTCCTTCTACTGGTGA